GGCCAGTGCATTTGTTCCAATTTTCTCTGGCCTTCTACCACCAAGATTTCATGGAGTCAGATACATGGATGGTGGTTTCAGTGACAATCTTCCTACGCTTGATGAAAATACCATTACTGTTAGTCCTTTTTGTGGAGAAAGTGATATTTGCCCTAGAGATGTATCCTCACAACTTTTTCATGTAAGTTATTTATAACAAAATTTTAGCTAGTATATTAATTAGCGCTAAATTATTGATTTTTGCGTATAAAACATTATAAATGTGGATTTATTATTCATAGGTCAATGTAGCAAATACAAGCATAGAACTTTCAGGACAAAACATATACAGGTTTGCAAGGATACTTTTTCCACCAAATCCAGAGGTAATTGCATTATAATAAATTTGGTGTGACACTTTCACTTGCGGAATTCAtccatgaaaaatatattttctgaACTCTATATCAATGACTATTCTTACCATTTTAAAGTAGTTCCCTTGTATGTCTATACAATGAGTTAGGTAGTGTTTCTGTATCTGAAAATAGTTCTGGAATTCATTCCCAGGAATACTATTAAATTTTTCTAGCACATTATTTAATTttggaaaaaataaaaaaccatAAGGAACAAAGAGGTGAATAGACAGGATGCTTGAATTGGGTAGTCAATTTTTTTATGTCATCCGATTACAATCAAATCACTATACAGTTGACAACAGCAGTTTCAGGAATCAAATTGTCATAATTTGTACAATTATAGAGTTTTTAACTATCTCTACGAGAAATTGTAACAGGTGATTGTAGAAAGCAACAAAATCAAAaaccgaaaataataaaattgtgtTCAAAATTCTATTTTTGAAAACAAAAATTTTGAACATTAGTAAGCacctattatttattattagtaAAACTTATTACAACCTATGCCTTTACATACAAACACATAACATTTTCTTTGTGCATCATGCTTTAATAGCTTCTTGATATTACTGTACTTAATAAATATTAAGTCTTATTTTTTCTGAAAGCATCAAACGCAATTTTATTATTGTTAATTTTCATCTTACCTTGATTTCTAAAATTATCTTTTAAAAATTCCCCTATAGGTAGTCAAACAATTTGCATGTGCaattttttaagtaatttcaTTATATTGTGCATTTTATTTGCAGATACTTTCAAATATGTGCAAACAAGGATTTGATGATGCATTAAGATTTCTTCATCGTAATAATTTGCTCAATTGTACTCGATGTTTGGCAGTGCAGTCCACATTTGTTGTGTCAGAAACACTTGATGATAATATAGATTATGATCCGGAATGTTTGGAATGTAAGATGCACAGACAGGTATGTATGTGATTTTATCATAATAAAAATTGTAGTTGTTAATAGCTATACAAATTAATATGAACTATATTAACATTAAGTATTTTGATTACACGAATATTAATGGATTATACTCAATCATGTATTCTATAAATATACTCTATTTtttttataggaagcattagtatctAATTTACCTGAAACTGTTATGACCATTTTTCAAGATGCAATCGATTCTGCAAATAAAGGTCTGATCAATTGGTTGTTTAAACACAAAAGTGTAAAACTTCTGTCATTACTTAGTTTACCATGTACATTGCCAGCAGATGTAGTATATGCAACTTTTACAAAGTAAGcattttattatacaatatcttgtttcattttagattcaTTTTTCAAATAATGTATTTAGTGATTTATTTAATAGTTTGAATATCTGTGTAATTCTATATAGTTATATAGTTTCGTGGTGCTAGAAAATAATTTGCATGAACTAATGCTTATCTGAAATTGCATGTTACTAAAACAGAAATCTAATCATTCAGATTTATAAAATAATCAGTGCactataatttttaatatttaataacttCAATGCTGGCAATTAACTTTTACATATTATGATTGTACTTTTACATGTTACTTGTACATATTAATTAGTAGAAATACAGCTTACATGTTAAATTTTTGTGCGTATATAGTATAGTTTTAAAAACATAATTTCATTAAAATCCTAATTAtaagaaatattaatttttattttgtgtaaataaataaaaaacacTATTTAAACAgtcaaaaatataattttaatgatAAATTAGTTAATGACGAGAATAATACAAATATTTTAGTGAATTAAATTTTTCAGATTAATACAGCTATAAAATATTGATTGTAATCATATATCTCGCTTTTCTGCTTTTGCATAATTTTATTCTCATTTTATTATTATGTAAAATATTACATTTAACATTTTGCATGTCATCATAGTCTGATTGGTAACAAGATAGAAAGTCGCACATTGGAATACAAAGTACTTTGCAATATTCTTGATAGACCTTCACAGATGATTTCTTGTACTAAACATGTAACTCCATCTAGGTAAGCTTTGCATGCCTTAAATATAAACATTTAAACATGAAAGATAAAATGGAAAACTTCACTCTAAAACAAATACATAtacgtaattaaatattatagTTTATAGCTAAGTAATAATAACGTACTATTAAGTTTCTCATACTTTCATTAATTGATTCTAAGCATGTTCATTTTATATGCTATGTATTTATATACTTGTTTTGAAATTATATATGTGCATACTTATTTATGTAACTTAATGTAAAAAGCTTCAACACTCTACTTTTGTTTCTTCTTCTTACTACATATATACATCTGTTCCTTGTCTAAGTTgaatataataaattattaatatttattttcaggTACATTTTTAATATACCTAAGCTACGAAGAAATCTTTTAGAATTAAGAACATTTTTCTTGGATCAATTAAGTATACTATTTCCTAAAATCAATATATACTATCAACAAGTGCCACAGACTATTAAGTGTCAGTTAGCCATTACAGAATACGGATCAAGTAAATAAAATCTTTCATACAATTTACATTACTTAGAAGAAATAGAAGTGTGTTGTatgttaatttttaatattttttaggtATATATGATATGGAAGCAGCAGAAAAGACTgagaaattatataaaaataagaaaaatttaaatttaactttACAATACAATGAATTGTAAGATTACAAATTTTAATAGCTTGTAAAACACGTTAATCAACTAAtcaaataattaattatacaatcattattttttataatttttagaCAATCATGGAATGATCATAATAATACATCGAATTGTGTTATAAATATGTCTGATCTTTCAAATGTCGATGACACTTTCGAAGATATACTCCAGGTGTGTAATACTCACATATATCTGAgcttcttttactcttttttgAGTTGAAATTTTATTCTAATTGAACTGTGTTTATTAAATTTGCAGGTCACTTCCGACCAAGAAGCTGTGATGGCGTATTATTATATGGACGACAACAACAAAGTGCAAGTGACAGAGATATTTGATGTTACAGACACTGATTCACATGCAGTGTTATCCGTAGAAGAAGTTGAAAACAATTCAAAATTACAATTTGATGAATGGGATGAACGTGCGTGGCTATCTCAGCATACACTTAACGACGGTAATTCAATTGAATTATTAATTACTATATACGAGTTgtacatatttatatatatatataataatgtaTCTCGTTTTTAAACTGACCCTAGTTATGAACatcatttatataaaatatgtctgttgaaaatgtaaaaaaatttaATACTTTAGTTGTTACAGAATCTTTGTACACTGATACGAATCAGCAAAGTATGGAAAATTTGTCAGATATATCGTTAGAAGATAACGTTTTGGAAACTTTAAATATATCTTCTGATCCAGAGAGCGAGTGGGAAATAAGGAAAGATTTACAAACATTGAAAGTTGGGAATCCAAAAAATACTCGATCAGAAGTGGATTAATAAATTGTTAATCATTATTAACAATTTAAAGGGAAATAGCACTTCTTAATGATAATTAAAACagagtataagtatcgaatgtaTATATTGTTAACTAATATTTATATTCAGTAATGTCATcgggtatatgtatatttttgtaGTCAATGATATCGGTGATATTATAGTGAGAATTATTAGGAATGCTTAATATTGTTAAAGTTTTATAGTGTTTAAAGAATATGTAAGTTGAAAAAATGCTAAAAGTAAATGCAAGGGGAACATTTTATTATACAAGGAGACCTACAATTTATAGTCTGTGTTATGCGCTGATAAATAAAAGATACAGTACAAACAACATAAAAAGTGATATACAGGTAAAAGTATCTTCAACACAGCGTACAcagtattttattattaatatattgcAGCAGAAGAGagggagggggagagagagagagatagagagagaagttTAACATTGTTATTAAATACTTGCAAGCCAAGTATACATAGACCTCCGAGAAAGAGACTAATTATAATTGAAATGCACATATATAAAAaacatttatatattatttatctcTACTCTAATTTTATAT
The window above is part of the Xylocopa sonorina isolate GNS202 chromosome 3, iyXylSono1_principal, whole genome shotgun sequence genome. Proteins encoded here:
- the Bmm gene encoding brummer isoform X3, whose protein sequence is MNLSFAGCGFLGIYHVGVAVCFKKYAPHLLLDKISGASIGAIAACCLLCDLPLGEITSNVLRVAREARQRTLGPFSPLFNVQEMLLESLQKFLPNDAHIRVSGKLHVSLTRVYDGKNVIVSQFSSREDLLQALLASAFVPIFSGLLPPRFHGVRYMDGGFSDNLPTLDENTITVSPFCGESDICPRDVSSQLFHVNVANTSIELSGQNIYRFARILFPPNPEILSNMCKQGFDDALRFLHRNNLLNCTRCLAVQSTFVVSETLDDNIDYDPECLECKMHRQEALVSNLPETVMTIFQDAIDSANKGLINWLFKHKSVKLLSLLSLPCTLPADVVYATFTKYIFNIPKLRRNLLELRTFFLDQLSILFPKINIYYQQVPQTIKCQLAITEYGSSIYDMEAAEKTEKLYKNKKNLNLTLQYNELQSWNDHNNTSNCVINMSDLSNVDDTFEDILQVTSDQEAVMAYYYMDDNNKVQVTEIFDVTDTDSHAVLSVEEVENNSKLQFDEWDERAWLSQHTLNDVVTESLYTDTNQQSMENLSDISLEDNVLETLNISSDPESEWEIRKDLQTLKVGNPKNTRSEVD
- the Bmm gene encoding brummer isoform X1 translates to MNLSFAGCGFLGIYHVGVAVCFKKYAPHLLLDKISGASIGAIAACCLLCDLPLGEITSNVLRVAREARQRTLGPFSPLFNVQEMLLESLQKFLPNDAHIRVSGKLHVSLTRVYDGKNVIVSQFSSREDLLQALLASAFVPIFSGLLPPRFHGVRYMDGGFSDNLPTLDENTITVSPFCGESDICPRDVSSQLFHVNVANTSIELSGQNIYRFARILFPPNPEILSNMCKQGFDDALRFLHRNNLLNCTRCLAVQSTFVVSETLDDNIDYDPECLECKMHRQEALVSNLPETVMTIFQDAIDSANKGLINWLFKHKSVKLLSLLSLPCTLPADVVYATFTNLIGNKIESRTLEYKVLCNILDRPSQMISCTKHVTPSRYIFNIPKLRRNLLELRTFFLDQLSILFPKINIYYQQVPQTIKCQLAITEYGSSIYDMEAAEKTEKLYKNKKNLNLTLQYNELQSWNDHNNTSNCVINMSDLSNVDDTFEDILQVTSDQEAVMAYYYMDDNNKVQVTEIFDVTDTDSHAVLSVEEVENNSKLQFDEWDERAWLSQHTLNDVVTESLYTDTNQQSMENLSDISLEDNVLETLNISSDPESEWEIRKDLQTLKVGNPKNTRSEVD
- the Bmm gene encoding brummer isoform X2, whose product is MNLSFAGCGFLGIYHVGVAVCFKKYAPHLLLDKISGASIGAIAACCLLCDLPLGEITSNVLRVAREARQRTLGPFSPLFNVQEMLLESLQKFLPNDAHIRVSGKLHVSLTRVYDGKNVIVSQFSSREDLLQALLASAFVPIFSGLLPPRFHGVRYMDGGFSDNLPTLDENTITVSPFCGESDICPRDVSSQLFHVNVANTSIELSGQNIYRFARILFPPNPEILSNMCKQGFDDALRFLHRNNLLNCTRCLAVQSTFVVSETLDDNIDYDPECLECKMHRQEALVSNLPETVMTIFQDAIDSANKGLINWLFKHKSVKLLSLLSLPCTLPADVVYATFTNLIGNKIESRTLEYKVLCNILDRPSQMISCTKHVTPSRYIFNIPKLRRNLLELRTFFLDQLSILFPKINIYYQQVPQTIKCQLAITEYGSSIYDMEAAEKTEKLYKNKKNLNLTLQYNELQSWNDHNNTSNCVINMSDLSNVDDTFEDILQVTSDQEAVMAYYYMDDNNKVQVTEIFDVTDTDSHAVLSVEEVENNSKLQFDEWDERAWLSQHTLNDESLYTDTNQQSMENLSDISLEDNVLETLNISSDPESEWEIRKDLQTLKVGNPKNTRSEVD